Genomic segment of Flavobacteriales bacterium:
TTTTCCTTTTTGGCTCCCGAGCCGGCATAATGCTCAATGAGCTTGTTTTTTTTATAAAACATACGGCCAAATTCAAAGTTTGGAATGAGTTGGCCGTTGTAGAAAACGCCTGTACCAATACCCGTGCCGATGGTTATGGTTATTACCTTTCCGGTTTTATCTTTTCCGGCTCCAAGTTTCATTTCGGCAAGAGCAGCCAAGTCGGCATCGTTGGCCACAAAAAATGAATTGTTACAATGATTTTTAAATAAAGTATCCACTTGCACATTCAGCCATTTTTGGCTTATGTTGCCCGATGTGAGGCATTTGCCATCTACAATAACGGTGGGAAAACTGCAACCCACAAGACCCTTCCAGTCCAATTTTTCAATAACTTCTTGAACCGAATGTGCTATTAAATCGGGTGTGGCAGGTTGGGGAGTTTCCAGTCGAATGCGTTCAGAAATTAATTGCCCGTTGGCGGTTTCCACTACGGCGGCCTTTATGCCTGAGCCGCCTATATCTATTCCTAAAACTTCCATTAACGACTTATTTTTTTGGATAGCTCTTCTAACGAAATTCCTTTTGTTTCGGGCATTTTGAAATGAACCCATAAAAGCTGAAAAACCATCATTACCCCAAAAAATAAAAAGATACCACCACCACCAATTTGGTTTAATGCCAATGGCATGAGCAACGGAATTATGGCCGCCAACACCCAATGAACGCTGGAACCCACGGCCTGACCCGAGGCCCGCAATCGGTTGGGAAACAGCTCGGCAATAAACACCCAAATGACGGTGCCTTGCCCAATGGCATGAGAGGCAATAAACAAACACAGAAAAGTGAGCGAAACATAGCCCGACCAATTATAGAAAAAAGCCAAGGCTACCATAAAGAGTGAAACAATGTATCCAACAGAACCAATATACATGAGTTTTTTTCTTCCCCAAACATCAATCAGTTTCATGCCCAATAGGGTGAAAAGCAGATTGCACAAACCAATGCCCACACTGCCCAAAAAGGCGGCATTTTGCTCAAAACCAGCCTCTATAAAAATGCGTTTGCTGTAGTATAAAATGGCATTGATGCCCGAAAATTGATTGAAAAACGCAATAAAAAAGACCAAAGCCAAGCCGATTCTATATTTTTTGGAGAAAATGGTGTCGGTGGTTTCTGATTGTGGCGGAATTAAGGCATCAAACTCGTTGGTGGTTGGGTGCAGAATGAGTTGTTTTTCGCTATCGGTCAATTGCAACAACTCCATACTTTTTGTGGCTTCTTTGGTTTTGCCCATGCTAAAAAGCCAACGCGGACTTTCGGGCAAAAACCAAACCAATCCGCTATAAATCAATGCGGGGAGGGCTTCAATGCCTATCATCCATTGCCAACCGCTGTTGGCCATAAAATAATTCGATAAAAAAGCAATTAAAATGCCGCACACAATGCTTAGTTGATACAAGGCTACCATTTGCCCACGTTTGGCAGCAGGCGATATTTCGGTAATGTATGCCGGTGCAGCGATGGTGGAGGCACCCACCGCCAAACCGCCAATAAAACGAAAAAAGGCAAACATCAAATAATTGGTGGCCAAAGCCGAGCCAACCGCTGAAACAAAAAAGAAGATTCCAATAAAAAAAAGTGTGTTTTTCCGTCCGTATTTGTCGGTTGGAAACTTGCCAAAAACAGCACCCAACACCGTTCCCCAGAGGGCAGAACTCATCACCCAAAAGCCGTGTTGCCAATCGGAGAGTTGCCAAATACGCTGCAAAGTATCTTCCACCCCTGAAATGACCGCCGTATCAAAACCAAAAAGAAATCCGGCCAATGCCACGGCAAACGACCATGTAAATGATTTGTTCATAGATTTCAAAAATAGGGAAAAGTAACGTAGCCCCGTGCCATTGTAGCCCCGTGCCTCGAGGCACGGGGCTACTGAGACACGGCTACAATGGCACGGGAGACAAAAAATCTACATTTTTATTAATCTGTTTTTTGAAATTGAATTGCCTACGGCAATTTCCAAAATGTACGTTCCGTTTGATAGTTCATGCGTGTCAATGGTATCAAAATTTGTATCAACTTGACCGTGCATTACCATTTTACCTGACATATCCGCAATACGAAAGGAGATTGGTGGATGGTTCTTTTCTACGTCAATAAACAATACTTCATTAAACGGGTTTGGGTATAGTTTAACAGTATATTTATTTTCAAGATTGGTTATGCCAACGTGGTCAGAAAAATACACCACTATGGTGTCTCGGGCTTTGCAGCCGTTGCTTGCCGTTACTTCTGTCCACACCACTTTTTTATAAATGGTTTTATAATTCCGTTCTCGCAAAAGCACGTGGCTGGTGTCTCCTCCGGGAATAGTCCATACATATTTTGAGAATCCTACGCCGGGCGAGAGCCACACCGAATCGTTGTTTTTTAGATAAACATCTCCACCCAAATTTGGAGAGGGTGCCTGAAGAATGTTTAATTGCCGACTACCGAAAGTGTCTGTAACGTTGCATTCCTGTTGGTGGGTTATCAGGCGGTAATATCCGGCTTTGGGGTTTATTAAATTATCTTTGTTAAACGAAGAAGCGTTTAGGTCGTTCCAAGAGGTATTGTTTGTACTGTATTGCCAACGGTAGTTTACATCATACCCACAAACGTTTGGGTTAAATGGGTCTAAATTGTTGGAGCAAAGTGTGGTGTCTTTCCACGGAGTTTCCAATAGAGTATATCCTTTAGGGCCGGAAATTTCATAGGGGCCAATGTCCATCGTTCCGCATTGAATACGGGCATTTCCTGCTCTATCCACACCATTCCATATATTGAGTGGAACAGGAATATGAAAGTTTTGGCCACGATTGAACACATCGGAGGTATCACACGTTTCCACCACATGAAAATCGACATCCAACGAAGCATAGTCCACACCAATGCCTTGAGGTGGTTTTACAAAGTTTACTTTTTGGGTGTATAGGTTTTTGGTCTCGGAAAAGGGAACGGTGTCTGACCTGACAAGTGAATCGAAACCAATCCTAAGTGTAGAATATGTTCCACCCTCTAAAATAGAGTTATTACATTTTCCAGGAAACGGTTCTCTGTTTTCTGACCCGATAAAGTTGGCAACACCACCTAAATAGTCCTTATTATCTTGAACAATGCTGTTGTACAGATTAAGTTGCCCTCGATTACCAACACCAAGACCGTAAGAATATGACCAAGGGGCACCATTTTCAAATTCAGGGAAAGGTTTGGTGCTATCAATTCTTCCATTAAAGGCTATCACGGAGTTTAACAGATTAATATCGGAGTTAAAAAATGAGTAAAATCCTCTCCAGTTGTTGTGGATTAAACTATTAACTACATAAACTTTAGTAGATTGGGTTATGAAAATGCCATACCCTCTTTGTCCGGCAATTAGAGAATTACTATAGGTTCCGTGAACTCCTTGTGAAATGAATATGCCTTGTGCCATTTTGTTATTTATCAATTTACAATTGTCAACAACCATATCGTTTGAACCACCATTGTTGTTAAAACATAAGACAACACTCCCCGAAAGACCATCAAGGCATTCGTTCTCAATAAAATCGCAATCCCTTACATAAAAGCGGACGTGGTTGCTGTAACTACCGTTTAAGGCAAGTATTTCTTTATCACGTATTTTATTATTTTTTACTACACAGCGTTCCATCCAAAAGGTATCCAGTTTAAGTTCGTCATAGTATGATCCACCATAGCGTATAATAGACCCTGCATCACAAAAGTTATTTTCAAAAAGACAATCTAATATTTTCACCCTGTTTCCGTCAAATCCAACCAAACCAGATGCTCGTGCGGTTTCATTGTAATCAATATAGTCAGGTGCAATACTCATATTAAACTTGAAATTTGAAGATTTAATTTCAACATCTGAGAAATTTGAGACAATGCAACTTCCATAAGGCCCATATCCCTGTGCTGGGTGAGTGCTGTTTGAGTCATAGGCTCTGTTTCTTACAAATTCACAATCATTAATTCGACAGGTACTGTAGAATAGTCGCACGGCTCCTCCCGACAGAGAAGTATTATTGAAAAAATCACAAAAAGAGAATCGTACATTATCAACCGAATCCAACAATACAGCCCCAAAGTCCCGCCAAGGGTCAGGAGTTATTTGGTAGGTGTACGAAAAAGTACAATGCTCAAAAAGGTTGCTATCAGCACCTTGTTCATTTTTAAAAATTTGTATGCCTCTCCATCCGTTGTTGGTGTCTTTTGCGGTAAATACAATGGGTTGTGCGGCAGTGCCTAATGCTTGCAGGCTGCCTTCCACATTTAGGTTATATGCTCCGTCAAATAAAATTTGCACCCCGGGTTTTACCACAAGGGTTTTTCCTTTGGGCACGGTAATGGTGGCTTTAACAATATACGGGGAACCGCTTTTTAATAACTCTCCACTAACATCTCCGCCGTTGAGTGTTGTTTGTGCCAACGTTTTTTCAATAGAAAGGGCAAAAAGTAGAATGAATATCAGTTTAAAAAAAAATCTATGGCTCATAATAATTCAAATTAAGGAATATTTACACGAATAGCCAAAGGCTTCGTTTGAATAAGTCAAATCAACCTCCCAATAAGTAACGGGACTTCAAACCAACCAACCAAACAAAAGTTCTATGCATCAAAGCATCTAATCATCTAATCATCTAATCATCTAATCACCTAATCACCTAAAAACATATATTCGCAGCCCAAAGTTAAGAATAATGACAGATATAGAAATTGCACAATCGGTAAAGATGCAGCACATCAACGATATTGCTGCCAAATTGGGAGTAAAGGCAGATGACCTTGAGCAGTATGGAAAATACAAGGCTAAGTTGCCGTTGAATCTGATAGACGAAAACAAGATAAAAAACAGCAAATTGGTGCTTGTAACGGCTCTTACGCCTACACCTGCCGGAGAGGGAAAAACCACTGTTTCTATCGGTCTAAACGAAGGTTTGAACAAAATAGGCAAAAAAAGTGTGGTGGTGTTGCGTGAGCCATCTTTGGGCCCTGTGTTTGGCATAAAAGGCGGTGCTGCTGGGGGTGGTCATTCGCAGGTGGTGCCTATGGAAGACATCAACCTACATTTTACCGGTGATTTCTCGGCCATTGAAAAAGCCAACAACTTGTTGGCAGCTTTGATAGACAACAACATTCAAAGCAAAACAAGAAGCCTAAATATCGACCCCAGAACCGTTATCTGGAAACGGGTAATTGATATGAACGACCGTGCGTTGAGAGACATCGTTATTGGTTTGGGCGGCAAAGGAAACGGCGTGCCTCGCGAGGACGGTTTTAACATTACTGCTGCTTCCGAAATTATGGCCATACTTTGTATGTCGAACAATTTGGAAGATTTGAAGCAAAAGCTGGGCAGCATTTTTGTGGGTTATACCTACGACAACCAACCGGTATATGCCCGCGATTTGAATGCCGAAAACGCTATGACCATCTTGTTAAAAGATGCAGTAAAACCTAACCTGGTACAAACATTAGAAGGCAACCCGGCCATTATTCACGGCGGGCCATTTGCCAATATTGCACAAGGCACAAACACCATTTTGGCCACCAAAATGGGACTTTCGTTGGGAGATTATGTGGTTACAGAAGCCGGATTTGGTGCAGATTTGGGGGCCGAAAAATTCCTTGATATCAAATGTGGATACGGAAAACTTCGTCCGGAAGCATTGGTGTTGGTAGCCACCATCCGTGCTCTTCGCCATCATGGAGGTGCACAACCAGAGGAATACAACACACCAAGTGTGGAGCGGGTGCAAAAAGGGTTTGAAAACCTTGAAAAACACATTGAAAACAGCAAAAAATTTGGGCTAAACCCCGTTGTAGCCATCAATAATTTCTACACCGACAGCCAAGAAGAAATAGATTGGTTGATAGAAAAATGTGCATCAATAGGTGTGCAAGCTGTTTTGAGCAAGGGCTGGGCTGACGGCGGAAACGGTACTCAGGATTTGGCAAAAGCCGTTGTTGCAGAAATAGAAAACGGAGCCAACAATTTTAAAGCTCTTTACGATTGGAATGCTTCGATAAAAGAAAAAATAGAGACCATTGCCAAGGAAATTTATGGAGCAGATGGCGTGGACTATACCTCAAAAGCAGAAGCCGGAATACGAACCATTGACAAATTGGGCTTGTCCGCATTGCCTATTTGTATGGCCAAAACTCAAAAATCATTTAGCGACAACGAAAAGAAAATTGGTCGGCCAAGAGGATTTAGAGTTACCGTTCGCGAATTTGAAATTGCCGCCGGAGCCGGATTTGTTATCCCTATTTTGGGCGATATGATGCGTATGCCGGGCTTGCCTGCCGTTCCTGCCTCAGAAGGAATGACAATTGATGCAAATGGTGTTATAAGCGGTTTGAGTTAAGATTAGAGCCTACATTAAATGAATAAGTGGATTTATCTTTTTGTGGCGGTAGCATTATGGTCGTGCACCGATTCAAAGGAAAAATTGGCTGAAAAGATTGCAGCCCTCGAAACTGGGGAAGTGCAAAATGCAGAAACCAAAAAGGAGTTAAATGCTTTGTATGAGCAATATGCATTGAAATATCCGGATGATTCTGCCAGTCAATTTTATACCGAAAATGCGGCCATGTATGCCTTTTTGACAAACGATTTAGACAGGGCGTTAAAACTGTCTGAAAATAGCTTGAATCGTTATAAAAACAAGGATATAATGCCGGTTATCGCCAAGATTTACGGTTTGCAGGGCAAAAGCGATTCGTGTTTGGCCGTGTTTGAAAACTACGCAAAGTTGGATGGGAAAAAGCTTGAATTTGCCGATGCTCGGATATATGTGGATAATTTGACAAAAGTATTAAAAAGTAAAAAGGATGAAGAAATATCCAAATTTGTAAGCGAAAAGGCAGCATTTGTAGAGAGTCAAGTTGGAGTAGAGCCACTTATTCCGTTGTTTGAAATGGTTTATAACACCTACCCAAAAAATGAGTTTTCACCGCTCGCCATGGCACGCCATGCCGAGTTTTTATCAGAAATAGGCAATGTAGAGCAAGCCACGGCTATGTTTCAAAAATTGATTGCTACCTATCCGGATACGCAACTGGCAAAAGATGCCCAGATAATGATAGACAACAATATGATTGGAAAAACAGCAGAAGAGCAAATGCAAATAATCATGAAAAAGAAAGGAGTTTAACCTTTTCTATTATTGTTTATTTATGGTTTTTCGTAATATTGTTCCGATTTACAATGTAGTACTTAATAATTATTATAACATGAGCAAATTTGATGAAGCAATGGACACCTACAAAGGTGAGATGGACAAATTGGGTATTAAATATGATGCCAACTTGCTACAAGCCGTAGCCAAAGGTTTAGGTCCGTCAATTTACAACAACGATGCAAATAAAGTTTCTTGCTCGCAAGAGTCAGAATTGGAGACAGTTAAAAAGAACTTTTTAGTAGGAAAGTTAGGCCTGTCTGAATCAGATGATTTGGCGGGTGCATGCAGTAAAGTTTGTGAACAAATGGGTTCTTCAAACCGAAATAAATACCGAGCCATTTTCTATTATTTGTTGGTTAAACATTACAAAAAAGAAAACGTTTACGCTTCGGCATCCTAAATAAAAAATGTTTTTCAAAAGCCGTCTTCTTGTAGGGCGGCTTTTCTTTTTACCCTTTTCAGAACCTCACAAACCGAACCACACTATCCATAAATCTACAAAATACTACCTCTCAACCCCAACTTTTTAAATATGATTATCTGATTGTTTCGCGTACATTTGAAATAAAAAGAAACCTCGGGTTTTGTCTGAGAGAGAAATAAAATATCGGCCTCCGTTGAATTTTTGCAAAATAACAGCCGTTGTTTTTGCATTAGTTTGTTTGGCGTTTCCTTTGCACGCTGATCAACCCAAAGAGAAAAAACACCAAAGTAGGGAACACTTTTTTGCCAAGTTTTATAAGTGGATGCTTATTGAATACAGCAACGATATGTGCCAACGGATTAATGTTGATTTTAATGTATTAACCGAAAAAGGTAAACAACAGATTATGGCGGATAATCATATTGGCACGGCGGCCATTTTGCTTTATGAGTTTGCCACCGGAGAAGGGCCTGACACAAGATACTATATCGACTCATCTTCTTTTATTGACGAGATAAAAAACGGCTCGGCTGTTGATTGGATTTTGAACCAATATCTGTTGAGTTATTCAGAGAACGAGTACCTACAAAAATTTGACAGCAGCAGCAATCTTCTAAATTGTAGGTATCAGTTTTCGCCTTTGATAGAACCTAATACGTGGAAATTTGCAATAAAACAGCACGTTCAAACCCTTCGGCAAAAAAACATTTCGCAGTTTGTTTTGGGTAGTGTTAATGCCGATGTTTTCTACATAAGCGATTCAACACTTGGAGTACATCTTTGGAATATGACTTCACAAAAATCACTTCTTTGGGGTTTAGGAAAACGGGTTCAACGTCCAATTTTGTTGGGTACTATAACACAGCATATTGTGTTTGAACTAAGCCTCGAGGAAATAAAAGAGCATGAAAAAAGGGCAACCAAATAGCTGCCCTTTTCTTATTTAGAAATTTTAAACTTCTTAATTTACAGAAGAATCAATATTAACAAAGGAGCGATTGTTTTTCCCTTTTTTGAAAACAACCACACCATTGGTCAAGGCAAATAGGGTATGGTCTTTTCCAATACCAACGTTATCTCCTGGGTGGTGTTTTGTGCCACGTTGTCTAACAAGAATATTGCCGGCTACCGCTTGTTGGCCGCCAAAAATTTTAACGCCTAATCGTTTACTGTGCGATTCTCTACCGTTTTTCGAGCTACCCGCTCCTTTTTTGTGTGCCATTGTTTTATCCTTTTATTGATTCGATTTCAATTTTTGTATAATCTTGTCTGTGACCGTTTTTAACACGGTAACCTTTTCTTCTTTTTTTCTTAAAAACGATAACTTTATCGCCTTTTACATGCTCCAAAACTTTGGCCGAAACGGAAGCTCCTTTCACTTGTGGTGTTCCAACATTGGTTTTTCCATCGTTATCCACCAACAGAACTTTATCAAAATTCATAGAGTCTCCGCTGTCGCCACTCAACTTATTTACATACAGTTGCTGGCTGTTTTTAACCTTGTATTGCTTTCCGGCTATTTCTACTATTGCAAACATCGTCTTTTATTAAGGGCTGCAAAGGTAAATTTATTTTTCAAAAAATCATACAATTTGTTAAGATGTTGATTAGAATCGTTTTTCGGGGAAAAAGCCATTACGCTGAACATTTTTTTAGACTTATTTTCGCCACATGGCTTTATGGCATGGTTTATTGGCCGGGTTAGGCATGATGATTTTTATTGGGCCGGTATTCTTTTACCTGTTGCAAACTAGTTTGCAATATGGCACAAAGAGCGGTTTAACTGCGGCTTTCGGAATTTTTACAAGTGATATTTTGGCCGTAGTTGTTTGTTATCAATGGGCTTCGGTGCTGTTCGAAGGGGGCGAGAATAAATTTTGGTTGTCAATCATCGGTGGGTTTATTTTGGTTATTTTTGGTTTAGGTTATATTTTTAAACCTTCAATACCAAAAGATGTTGATATTCATCATGTGAGCAAAGGAAAATATGCTTCTTTTTTTACAAAAGCCTTTTTGATAAATATTGTAAACCCCTTTGTTTTTGGGGTTTGGACCGCCATTATTGGCTTGGCCGAAAAAGATTTTGGGCAAACCAATCAAGTAAAAATTTTTATGGCTGCGGCATTGTTTGGCGTTGTTTTTACCGATTCCTTAAAGGTGTTGGGTGCCAAATATTTGAGAAAATTTATCGAACCTACATTTCTCAGAAAACTTTATTTGGTTATCGGGCTTTTATTAATAGCCTTTAGCATCCGACTTTTTGTTTTTGCCGCCCAAACTGCTTTGTGATTTCCGGTCTTCGACTTACTTTTGATAAAAAACAGAAAATATGGGATTATTAATTTTACTTTTAGCGGCACTTGTGCCAATGGTTATCGGTTTTATTTGGTACAATCCAAAGGTAATGGGCAATGCTTGGATGGCAGAATCAGGCATGACCAAAGAAAAGGCAGAAGGAGCAAATATGCCGTTGGTTTTTGGTCTTTCGTTTGTGTTTGCGTGCCTCTTGTCTTTTGCAATGCACAGTATGACTATTCATCAAATGGGTGTTTATTCCATTTTTAATGGCGACAAAAGCCAACTTGATTACATTGATTTTATGTCTAAATATTCCGAAAATTTTAGAACCTTCAAACATGGTCTATTTCATGGAATAATTGGCGGATTGGTAGTTGCGTTACCCATTTTGGCCACCAACGCACTTTTTGAGCGTAAGAGTTTTAAGTACATTGCAATAAACGCTGGATATTGGATGATTACTTTGGGAATTATGGGTGGCATTATTTGTCAATGGTCACCATGGCCAGGTTCTTTGTAGTTCATAGATATGGTTTGGTAGAAAATAAAAAGACCTGCCTTGTTTTTAAAATCGGGCAGGTCTTTTTTTTATTTCACAAAAACCTGACTTTTATCTCCAAACGCCCGTCTATAAAGCATTCCAATTAATTTCGGAAAATCAGACTTATCAAAATCCGGCTTTTTTCGTTTCACGACAATTTTTCCATTTTCGTTTATCAATTCATTCATAAAAACAATTACACCGCTGTTTTCGTAACTCTCTCCAAACCGCAAATCGCACAAATAAAGGTGGTTAGAATCTTGTTGAACCACATACCAATTTTGGGTTAAAAAAATCAAACGTTTCACTTGATCTTCATTTTCATAAGGCTTTAACAAATCATAATTTTTTGGGTAGCTATGAAATTGAATGTTGCGGTCTTTGTCAAAAATGGAATAATAACCAATTAGAAATGAATCCTTTACATCAACAGTGGCCGTCCATAAAAACCCGTTTCCAAAAGTTGGTTTATTTGAAAAGTGTGCATATTCAATATTTTTTTGACTGAGATTTTTTTCAAAAACAGATTTTGTATAGAATTTAAAACCAATGGTTAAAAGCATATAGGCACTGCTTATTATCAAACCAAGATTATTCAACCTTTTGCGATTTCGGCTACCCCGTTTGGCTAAAAGTGCCATAATAACCAACACCAAAAAGGGGAGGGTATAGGCGGGGTCAACTACGTTTATGTTGTTGTATGCAATCCGCAAATCGAACGGCCAAAAAAATTGGGTACCCCATGTGGTATGACAATCAAGCAGCGGGTGGGTGACCAGCGTGAGAAAAAACATCCACGACCATTGTTTAAAGCTCGCTTCGTTTTTTCTTTTTTCGTGAAACTTAAACAGTAGCCAACCCAAAATAGGTGCCAATACCGAACTAAATATCAAGCTATGCGATATGCCTCTATGAAACTCTTGTGCCGAAATATCATCCATAAAAAAACGGCCAATCACATCAAGGTCAGGAATAGTGCCTGCAATGGCACCCCAAAGCATGGCCTTATTTCCAACCTTTTTGCCAAGAGTGGCCTCACCTACGGCAGCACCTAAAACTATCTGAGTTAATGAATCCATTTATTGATAATAAACTGCCTTAAACGGTTTGCGAATTTCAAACTGGCTGGGTGCTATTTTGCTTACAAATGGTTTTATCAATTTGTTGGCAATGCTGTTTCGATGTTTTATTAGAAGTTTCATGGGTATGGGTTCGGCACCAATGCAACTTTTTATCTCTTCGGCGGTTCGGCCAAGCCACAATTCGGTCAGATTATGCTCAAAACATAGTTTCACAAAGTCGCACAGCATACGTTGATAGATGGCAAATTCGTGGTTTTTATCATAATCAATACCCACAAAATTAGCATCAAAAATATTCTTGAATTTAAAACCAGAACTAAATCCAACCATTTTGTTTTCAATGAAATATCCGGTAAAAACAAAGTTGTTACCCATGTTTTTGGCCATCTCTGCAAAGGTTTCGGCTTTTATTTCTGCAAAACGGTAGTTGGCCAAACCAACAACATTTTTGTATAATTGGTTGATGTCGTCAATATGTTCGACTATTTCCGATTGGTTCATTACGCGAGATTGTACGGCCTCAGATTTTTTATAAATGCTCTTTGCCTTGGTTCTAAATTTGGTAATCATGGCTTCCAGATAATCATCGTAGGTTTTCCATGATTCATCAAAATGCAGAACCATGTTTACATCAATCATAAATTCGATAAAATCTTCGTGGTTCATTTCTTTGACATAACTGAAAGATTCAGGCCAAAAGTCTTTTAGCAATACCACAGAGACATCGTTTTTAGATTTCTTTTCATCGCGTTTTATTCTATCCAATGCCCTACTTAAGTTGACTTTTCCCAATTCGGGGTCAACTGTTGGGCAAAACAAATAGCCGTTTTCTCCGGTAGAAAATGCGTTGCCACAAAGCAAAACCCGTGCTTCCATTTTGCTAAACATTTTTTCGGAGAATAATCCGTTAAATCGGTTTTTTAAATCAGAAATGTTGAAATCGCTCAGATCAAATTTTAGCAATTGCACAATGGCCACCCCAACTGGTTCAAAATGTCCTGCAGATTCTGAACGATAAAATAAAATGTACCTAAAATCGATGGTATCGGATAAGGTGTTTTCGAGAGATTTGAGATAACCAGACAAAAGATAAACGTTATTATCAGCCACCAAACCATCCCACTGAGCTTGATTGACCAGATGTATCGAATCAAAAATACTTAGTTTTAAATCATCCGTTTTTGAGGATATTGTGCTGCAATGCATACTGTTTGCAAATTTAATTTGTGCCAGATTTTAATTCTTGAATTTTGCTATCCATTGCCTCGAATATGTTTTCCGATTCATCAGAAACTTCAAAAACTATGTTAAAATTATCATCCAATATCAGGTTTTGAGGATAGGTTTTTAC
This window contains:
- a CDS encoding DUF1761 domain-containing protein, coding for MGLLILLLAALVPMVIGFIWYNPKVMGNAWMAESGMTKEKAEGANMPLVFGLSFVFACLLSFAMHSMTIHQMGVYSIFNGDKSQLDYIDFMSKYSENFRTFKHGLFHGIIGGLVVALPILATNALFERKSFKYIAINAGYWMITLGIMGGIICQWSPWPGSL
- a CDS encoding metal-dependent hydrolase; its protein translation is MDSLTQIVLGAAVGEATLGKKVGNKAMLWGAIAGTIPDLDVIGRFFMDDISAQEFHRGISHSLIFSSVLAPILGWLLFKFHEKRKNEASFKQWSWMFFLTLVTHPLLDCHTTWGTQFFWPFDLRIAYNNINVVDPAYTLPFLVLVIMALLAKRGSRNRKRLNNLGLIISSAYMLLTIGFKFYTKSVFEKNLSQKNIEYAHFSNKPTFGNGFLWTATVDVKDSFLIGYYSIFDKDRNIQFHSYPKNYDLLKPYENEDQVKRLIFLTQNWYVVQQDSNHLYLCDLRFGESYENSGVIVFMNELINENGKIVVKRKKPDFDKSDFPKLIGMLYRRAFGDKSQVFVK